A genome region from Chiroxiphia lanceolata isolate bChiLan1 chromosome 5, bChiLan1.pri, whole genome shotgun sequence includes the following:
- the DNM1L gene encoding dynamin-1-like protein isoform X2 codes for MEALIPVINKLQDVFNTVGADIIQLPQIVVVGTQSSGKSSVLESLVGRDLLPRGTGVVTRRPLILQLVHVSPEDGRKGAGDENEVDAAEWGKFLHTKNKIYTDFDEIRQEIENETERISGNNKGISPEPIHLKIFSANVVNLTLVDLPGMTKVPVGDQPKDIELQIRELILQFISNPNSIILAVTAANTDMATSEALKIAREVDPDGRRTLAVITKLDLMDAGTDAMDVLMGRVIPVKLGIIGVVNRSQLDINNKKSVADSIRDEYGFLQKKYPSLANRNGTKYLARTLNRLLMHHIRDCLPELKTRINVLAAQYQSLLNSYGEPVEDKSATLLQLITKFATEYCNTIEGTAKYIETSELCGGARICYIFHETFGRTLESVDPLGGLNTIDILTAIRNATGPRPALFVPEVSFELLVKRQIKRLEEPSLRCVELVHEEMQRIIQHCSNYSTQELLRFPKLHDAIVEVVTCLLRRRLPVTNEMVHNLVAIELAYINTKHPDFADACGLMNNNIEEQRRNRLARELPSAVPRDKSTKAPGALPPASQETVTAASAEADGKAAPGAADTSQEPGTGNWRGMLKPSKAEEVSAEEKSKPAAALPASPQKGHAVNLLDVPVPVARKLSAREQRDCEVIERLIKSYFLIVRKNIQDSVPKAVMHFLVNHVKDTLQSELVGQLYKSLLLDDLLTESEDMAQRRKEAADMLKALQRAARSLQRFVRHIFGEDCISHTIYMHWRFHWLENC; via the exons ATGGAGGCGCTGATCCCCGTCATTAACAAGCTGCAGGACGTGTTCAACACGGTGGGGGCCGACATCATCCAGCTGCCGCAGATCGTGGTGGTGGGCACGCAG AGCAGTGGAAAGAGTTCTGTGTTGGAAAGTCTTGTGGGAAGGGATCTGCTCCCCCGAGGTACTGGAGTTGTCACCCGGAGACCCCTTATTCTGCAGCTGGTGCACGTTTCCCCAGAGGATGGTCGGAAAGGAGCTGGAGATGAAAATG aggtAGATGCTGCAGAATGGGGTAAATTTCTTCATACCAAAAATAAG ATCTATACAGATTTTGATGAAATTCGTcaggaaatagaaaatgaaacGGAGAGGATTTCAGGAAATAATAAG GGGATCAGTCCTGAACCTATTCATCTTAAGATTTTTTCAGCTAATGTTGTGAATCTGACTCTTGTGGATTTACCTGGAATGACAAAG GTGCCTGTTGGTGATCAGCCTAAGGACATTGAACTTCAAATAAGAGAGCTAATCCTTCAGTTCATCAGCAACCCAAACTCGATTATTCTGGCAGTCACAGCCGCTAACACGGACATGGCCACCTCAGAAGCACTTAAAATAGCACGTGAGGTGGATCCAGATG GTCGAAGAACCCTTGCTGTTATCACAAAGCTGGATCTCATGGATGCTGGCACTGATGCTATGGATGTCCTCATGGGAAGAGTGATTCCAGTCAAACTTGGCATCATTGGAGTAGTGAATAG GAGTCAGTTGGACATTAACAACAAGAAGAGTGTGGCTGATTCCATTCGTGATGAGTATGGTTTTCTCCAGAAGAAGTACCCTTCCCTAGCCAACCGAAACGGAACCAAGTATCTTGCTAGAACATTGAACAG acTACTGATGCATCATATCAGGGATTGCTTGCCAGAACTGAAAACCAGAATTAATGTTTTAGCTGCTCAGTACCAGTCTCTACTGAACAGCTACGGGGAACCCGTTGAAGACAAAAGTGCTACTTTATTGCAGCTTATTACCAAATTTGCCACAGAATATTGTAACACTATTGAAGGAACAGCAAAGTACATAGAGACTTCAGAGCT ATGTGGTGGAGCCAGAATCTGCTATATTTTTCATGAGACCTTTGGAAGAACTTTGGAATCTGTCGACCCGCTGGGTGGCCTTAATACAATTGATATTCTGACTGCCATTAGAAATGCTACT GGTCCCCGTCCTGCCTTGTTTGTTCCTGAAGTTTCATTTGAGTTGCTGGTAAAAAGGCAAATCAAACGTTTAGAAGAGCCCAGCCTGCGCTGTGTGGAGCTGGTTCATGAAGAAATGCAGAGGATTATCCAGCATTGTAGTAATTACAGTACCCAG gaaTTACTGAGGTTTCCTAAATTGCACGATGCCATAGTTGAAGTAGTAACCTGTCTTTTGCGTAGAAGACTTCCTGTCACAAATGAAATG GTTCATAATCTCGTGGCCATTGAGTTAGCTTATATCAATACCAAACATCCAGACTTTGCTGATGCCTGTGGTTTAATGAATAACAACATAGAg gaacagaGGCGTAACAGGTTAGCTCGGGAATTGCCTTCTGCTGTGCCACGAGACAAG TCTACTAAGGCTCCAGGTGCATTGCCACCTGCTTCCCAGGAGACTGttactgctgcttctgctgaggCTGATGGCAAG gctgctcctggagcagcagatacATCTCAGGAGCCTGGGACAGGCAACTGGAGAGGAATGCTGAAACCCTCAAAAGCAGAAGAGGtatcagcagaggaaaaatccAAGCCAGCTGCAGCCCTACCTGCTAGTCCTCAAAAAGGACATGCTGTAAACCTGTTAGATGTG cCTGTACCTGTTGCACGCAAACTTTCTGCCCGTGAGCAACGAGATTGTGAAGTGATTGAACGACTTATTAAATCCTACTTCCTTATTGTCAGGAAGAACATTCAGGACAG TGTGCCAAAGGCAGTGATGCATTTTCTAGTGAACCACGTGAAGGACACTCTTCAGAGTGAGCTGGTAGGCCAGCTCTATAAATCCTTGTTGTTGGATGACCTTCTGACGGAATCAGAGGACATGGCTCAGCGCAGGAAAGAGGCAGCTGACATGCTAAAG gcCCTGCAGCGAGCAGCCAGATCATTGCAGAGATTCGTGAGACACATCTTTGGTGAAGACTGTATCAGCCACACTATTTATATGCATTGGAGGTTCCATTGGCTTGAAAATTGCTAG
- the DNM1L gene encoding dynamin-1-like protein isoform X4: MEALIPVINKLQDVFNTVGADIIQLPQIVVVGTQSSGKSSVLESLVGRDLLPRGTGVVTRRPLILQLVHVSPEDGRKGAGDENEVDAAEWGKFLHTKNKIYTDFDEIRQEIENETERISGNNKGISPEPIHLKIFSANVVNLTLVDLPGMTKVPVGDQPKDIELQIRELILQFISNPNSIILAVTAANTDMATSEALKIAREVDPDGRRTLAVITKLDLMDAGTDAMDVLMGRVIPVKLGIIGVVNRSQLDINNKKSVADSIRDEYGFLQKKYPSLANRNGTKYLARTLNRLLMHHIRDCLPELKTRINVLAAQYQSLLNSYGEPVEDKSATLLQLITKFATEYCNTIEGTAKYIETSELCGGARICYIFHETFGRTLESVDPLGGLNTIDILTAIRNATGPRPALFVPEVSFELLVKRQIKRLEEPSLRCVELVHEEMQRIIQHCSNYSTQELLRFPKLHDAIVEVVTCLLRRRLPVTNEMVHNLVAIELAYINTKHPDFADACGLMNNNIEEQRRNRLARELPSAVPRDKAAPGAADTSQEPGTGNWRGMLKPSKAEEVSAEEKSKPAAALPASPQKGHAVNLLDVPVPVARKLSAREQRDCEVIERLIKSYFLIVRKNIQDSVPKAVMHFLVNHVKDTLQSELVGQLYKSLLLDDLLTESEDMAQRRKEAADMLKALQRAARSLQRFVRHIFGEDCISHTIYMHWRFHWLENC, encoded by the exons ATGGAGGCGCTGATCCCCGTCATTAACAAGCTGCAGGACGTGTTCAACACGGTGGGGGCCGACATCATCCAGCTGCCGCAGATCGTGGTGGTGGGCACGCAG AGCAGTGGAAAGAGTTCTGTGTTGGAAAGTCTTGTGGGAAGGGATCTGCTCCCCCGAGGTACTGGAGTTGTCACCCGGAGACCCCTTATTCTGCAGCTGGTGCACGTTTCCCCAGAGGATGGTCGGAAAGGAGCTGGAGATGAAAATG aggtAGATGCTGCAGAATGGGGTAAATTTCTTCATACCAAAAATAAG ATCTATACAGATTTTGATGAAATTCGTcaggaaatagaaaatgaaacGGAGAGGATTTCAGGAAATAATAAG GGGATCAGTCCTGAACCTATTCATCTTAAGATTTTTTCAGCTAATGTTGTGAATCTGACTCTTGTGGATTTACCTGGAATGACAAAG GTGCCTGTTGGTGATCAGCCTAAGGACATTGAACTTCAAATAAGAGAGCTAATCCTTCAGTTCATCAGCAACCCAAACTCGATTATTCTGGCAGTCACAGCCGCTAACACGGACATGGCCACCTCAGAAGCACTTAAAATAGCACGTGAGGTGGATCCAGATG GTCGAAGAACCCTTGCTGTTATCACAAAGCTGGATCTCATGGATGCTGGCACTGATGCTATGGATGTCCTCATGGGAAGAGTGATTCCAGTCAAACTTGGCATCATTGGAGTAGTGAATAG GAGTCAGTTGGACATTAACAACAAGAAGAGTGTGGCTGATTCCATTCGTGATGAGTATGGTTTTCTCCAGAAGAAGTACCCTTCCCTAGCCAACCGAAACGGAACCAAGTATCTTGCTAGAACATTGAACAG acTACTGATGCATCATATCAGGGATTGCTTGCCAGAACTGAAAACCAGAATTAATGTTTTAGCTGCTCAGTACCAGTCTCTACTGAACAGCTACGGGGAACCCGTTGAAGACAAAAGTGCTACTTTATTGCAGCTTATTACCAAATTTGCCACAGAATATTGTAACACTATTGAAGGAACAGCAAAGTACATAGAGACTTCAGAGCT ATGTGGTGGAGCCAGAATCTGCTATATTTTTCATGAGACCTTTGGAAGAACTTTGGAATCTGTCGACCCGCTGGGTGGCCTTAATACAATTGATATTCTGACTGCCATTAGAAATGCTACT GGTCCCCGTCCTGCCTTGTTTGTTCCTGAAGTTTCATTTGAGTTGCTGGTAAAAAGGCAAATCAAACGTTTAGAAGAGCCCAGCCTGCGCTGTGTGGAGCTGGTTCATGAAGAAATGCAGAGGATTATCCAGCATTGTAGTAATTACAGTACCCAG gaaTTACTGAGGTTTCCTAAATTGCACGATGCCATAGTTGAAGTAGTAACCTGTCTTTTGCGTAGAAGACTTCCTGTCACAAATGAAATG GTTCATAATCTCGTGGCCATTGAGTTAGCTTATATCAATACCAAACATCCAGACTTTGCTGATGCCTGTGGTTTAATGAATAACAACATAGAg gaacagaGGCGTAACAGGTTAGCTCGGGAATTGCCTTCTGCTGTGCCACGAGACAAG gctgctcctggagcagcagatacATCTCAGGAGCCTGGGACAGGCAACTGGAGAGGAATGCTGAAACCCTCAAAAGCAGAAGAGGtatcagcagaggaaaaatccAAGCCAGCTGCAGCCCTACCTGCTAGTCCTCAAAAAGGACATGCTGTAAACCTGTTAGATGTG cCTGTACCTGTTGCACGCAAACTTTCTGCCCGTGAGCAACGAGATTGTGAAGTGATTGAACGACTTATTAAATCCTACTTCCTTATTGTCAGGAAGAACATTCAGGACAG TGTGCCAAAGGCAGTGATGCATTTTCTAGTGAACCACGTGAAGGACACTCTTCAGAGTGAGCTGGTAGGCCAGCTCTATAAATCCTTGTTGTTGGATGACCTTCTGACGGAATCAGAGGACATGGCTCAGCGCAGGAAAGAGGCAGCTGACATGCTAAAG gcCCTGCAGCGAGCAGCCAGATCATTGCAGAGATTCGTGAGACACATCTTTGGTGAAGACTGTATCAGCCACACTATTTATATGCATTGGAGGTTCCATTGGCTTGAAAATTGCTAG
- the DNM1L gene encoding dynamin-1-like protein isoform X3 → MEALIPVINKLQDVFNTVGADIIQLPQIVVVGTQSSGKSSVLESLVGRDLLPRGTGVVTRRPLILQLVHVSPEDGRKGAGDENDPATWKNPRHLSKEVDAAEWGKFLHTKNKIYTDFDEIRQEIENETERISGNNKGISPEPIHLKIFSANVVNLTLVDLPGMTKVPVGDQPKDIELQIRELILQFISNPNSIILAVTAANTDMATSEALKIAREVDPDGRRTLAVITKLDLMDAGTDAMDVLMGRVIPVKLGIIGVVNRSQLDINNKKSVADSIRDEYGFLQKKYPSLANRNGTKYLARTLNRLLMHHIRDCLPELKTRINVLAAQYQSLLNSYGEPVEDKSATLLQLITKFATEYCNTIEGTAKYIETSELCGGARICYIFHETFGRTLESVDPLGGLNTIDILTAIRNATGPRPALFVPEVSFELLVKRQIKRLEEPSLRCVELVHEEMQRIIQHCSNYSTQELLRFPKLHDAIVEVVTCLLRRRLPVTNEMVHNLVAIELAYINTKHPDFADACGLMNNNIEEQRRNRLARELPSAVPRDKAAPGAADTSQEPGTGNWRGMLKPSKAEEVSAEEKSKPAAALPASPQKGHAVNLLDVPVPVARKLSAREQRDCEVIERLIKSYFLIVRKNIQDSVPKAVMHFLVNHVKDTLQSELVGQLYKSLLLDDLLTESEDMAQRRKEAADMLKALQRAARSLQRFVRHIFGEDCISHTIYMHWRFHWLENC, encoded by the exons ATGGAGGCGCTGATCCCCGTCATTAACAAGCTGCAGGACGTGTTCAACACGGTGGGGGCCGACATCATCCAGCTGCCGCAGATCGTGGTGGTGGGCACGCAG AGCAGTGGAAAGAGTTCTGTGTTGGAAAGTCTTGTGGGAAGGGATCTGCTCCCCCGAGGTACTGGAGTTGTCACCCGGAGACCCCTTATTCTGCAGCTGGTGCACGTTTCCCCAGAGGATGGTCGGAAAGGAGCTGGAGATGAAAATG ACCCTGCTACATGGAAAAATCCAAGACACCTTTCTAAAG aggtAGATGCTGCAGAATGGGGTAAATTTCTTCATACCAAAAATAAG ATCTATACAGATTTTGATGAAATTCGTcaggaaatagaaaatgaaacGGAGAGGATTTCAGGAAATAATAAG GGGATCAGTCCTGAACCTATTCATCTTAAGATTTTTTCAGCTAATGTTGTGAATCTGACTCTTGTGGATTTACCTGGAATGACAAAG GTGCCTGTTGGTGATCAGCCTAAGGACATTGAACTTCAAATAAGAGAGCTAATCCTTCAGTTCATCAGCAACCCAAACTCGATTATTCTGGCAGTCACAGCCGCTAACACGGACATGGCCACCTCAGAAGCACTTAAAATAGCACGTGAGGTGGATCCAGATG GTCGAAGAACCCTTGCTGTTATCACAAAGCTGGATCTCATGGATGCTGGCACTGATGCTATGGATGTCCTCATGGGAAGAGTGATTCCAGTCAAACTTGGCATCATTGGAGTAGTGAATAG GAGTCAGTTGGACATTAACAACAAGAAGAGTGTGGCTGATTCCATTCGTGATGAGTATGGTTTTCTCCAGAAGAAGTACCCTTCCCTAGCCAACCGAAACGGAACCAAGTATCTTGCTAGAACATTGAACAG acTACTGATGCATCATATCAGGGATTGCTTGCCAGAACTGAAAACCAGAATTAATGTTTTAGCTGCTCAGTACCAGTCTCTACTGAACAGCTACGGGGAACCCGTTGAAGACAAAAGTGCTACTTTATTGCAGCTTATTACCAAATTTGCCACAGAATATTGTAACACTATTGAAGGAACAGCAAAGTACATAGAGACTTCAGAGCT ATGTGGTGGAGCCAGAATCTGCTATATTTTTCATGAGACCTTTGGAAGAACTTTGGAATCTGTCGACCCGCTGGGTGGCCTTAATACAATTGATATTCTGACTGCCATTAGAAATGCTACT GGTCCCCGTCCTGCCTTGTTTGTTCCTGAAGTTTCATTTGAGTTGCTGGTAAAAAGGCAAATCAAACGTTTAGAAGAGCCCAGCCTGCGCTGTGTGGAGCTGGTTCATGAAGAAATGCAGAGGATTATCCAGCATTGTAGTAATTACAGTACCCAG gaaTTACTGAGGTTTCCTAAATTGCACGATGCCATAGTTGAAGTAGTAACCTGTCTTTTGCGTAGAAGACTTCCTGTCACAAATGAAATG GTTCATAATCTCGTGGCCATTGAGTTAGCTTATATCAATACCAAACATCCAGACTTTGCTGATGCCTGTGGTTTAATGAATAACAACATAGAg gaacagaGGCGTAACAGGTTAGCTCGGGAATTGCCTTCTGCTGTGCCACGAGACAAG gctgctcctggagcagcagatacATCTCAGGAGCCTGGGACAGGCAACTGGAGAGGAATGCTGAAACCCTCAAAAGCAGAAGAGGtatcagcagaggaaaaatccAAGCCAGCTGCAGCCCTACCTGCTAGTCCTCAAAAAGGACATGCTGTAAACCTGTTAGATGTG cCTGTACCTGTTGCACGCAAACTTTCTGCCCGTGAGCAACGAGATTGTGAAGTGATTGAACGACTTATTAAATCCTACTTCCTTATTGTCAGGAAGAACATTCAGGACAG TGTGCCAAAGGCAGTGATGCATTTTCTAGTGAACCACGTGAAGGACACTCTTCAGAGTGAGCTGGTAGGCCAGCTCTATAAATCCTTGTTGTTGGATGACCTTCTGACGGAATCAGAGGACATGGCTCAGCGCAGGAAAGAGGCAGCTGACATGCTAAAG gcCCTGCAGCGAGCAGCCAGATCATTGCAGAGATTCGTGAGACACATCTTTGGTGAAGACTGTATCAGCCACACTATTTATATGCATTGGAGGTTCCATTGGCTTGAAAATTGCTAG
- the DNM1L gene encoding dynamin-1-like protein isoform X1, whose product MEALIPVINKLQDVFNTVGADIIQLPQIVVVGTQSSGKSSVLESLVGRDLLPRGTGVVTRRPLILQLVHVSPEDGRKGAGDENDPATWKNPRHLSKEVDAAEWGKFLHTKNKIYTDFDEIRQEIENETERISGNNKGISPEPIHLKIFSANVVNLTLVDLPGMTKVPVGDQPKDIELQIRELILQFISNPNSIILAVTAANTDMATSEALKIAREVDPDGRRTLAVITKLDLMDAGTDAMDVLMGRVIPVKLGIIGVVNRSQLDINNKKSVADSIRDEYGFLQKKYPSLANRNGTKYLARTLNRLLMHHIRDCLPELKTRINVLAAQYQSLLNSYGEPVEDKSATLLQLITKFATEYCNTIEGTAKYIETSELCGGARICYIFHETFGRTLESVDPLGGLNTIDILTAIRNATGPRPALFVPEVSFELLVKRQIKRLEEPSLRCVELVHEEMQRIIQHCSNYSTQELLRFPKLHDAIVEVVTCLLRRRLPVTNEMVHNLVAIELAYINTKHPDFADACGLMNNNIEEQRRNRLARELPSAVPRDKSTKAPGALPPASQETVTAASAEADGKAAPGAADTSQEPGTGNWRGMLKPSKAEEVSAEEKSKPAAALPASPQKGHAVNLLDVPVPVARKLSAREQRDCEVIERLIKSYFLIVRKNIQDSVPKAVMHFLVNHVKDTLQSELVGQLYKSLLLDDLLTESEDMAQRRKEAADMLKALQRAARSLQRFVRHIFGEDCISHTIYMHWRFHWLENC is encoded by the exons ATGGAGGCGCTGATCCCCGTCATTAACAAGCTGCAGGACGTGTTCAACACGGTGGGGGCCGACATCATCCAGCTGCCGCAGATCGTGGTGGTGGGCACGCAG AGCAGTGGAAAGAGTTCTGTGTTGGAAAGTCTTGTGGGAAGGGATCTGCTCCCCCGAGGTACTGGAGTTGTCACCCGGAGACCCCTTATTCTGCAGCTGGTGCACGTTTCCCCAGAGGATGGTCGGAAAGGAGCTGGAGATGAAAATG ACCCTGCTACATGGAAAAATCCAAGACACCTTTCTAAAG aggtAGATGCTGCAGAATGGGGTAAATTTCTTCATACCAAAAATAAG ATCTATACAGATTTTGATGAAATTCGTcaggaaatagaaaatgaaacGGAGAGGATTTCAGGAAATAATAAG GGGATCAGTCCTGAACCTATTCATCTTAAGATTTTTTCAGCTAATGTTGTGAATCTGACTCTTGTGGATTTACCTGGAATGACAAAG GTGCCTGTTGGTGATCAGCCTAAGGACATTGAACTTCAAATAAGAGAGCTAATCCTTCAGTTCATCAGCAACCCAAACTCGATTATTCTGGCAGTCACAGCCGCTAACACGGACATGGCCACCTCAGAAGCACTTAAAATAGCACGTGAGGTGGATCCAGATG GTCGAAGAACCCTTGCTGTTATCACAAAGCTGGATCTCATGGATGCTGGCACTGATGCTATGGATGTCCTCATGGGAAGAGTGATTCCAGTCAAACTTGGCATCATTGGAGTAGTGAATAG GAGTCAGTTGGACATTAACAACAAGAAGAGTGTGGCTGATTCCATTCGTGATGAGTATGGTTTTCTCCAGAAGAAGTACCCTTCCCTAGCCAACCGAAACGGAACCAAGTATCTTGCTAGAACATTGAACAG acTACTGATGCATCATATCAGGGATTGCTTGCCAGAACTGAAAACCAGAATTAATGTTTTAGCTGCTCAGTACCAGTCTCTACTGAACAGCTACGGGGAACCCGTTGAAGACAAAAGTGCTACTTTATTGCAGCTTATTACCAAATTTGCCACAGAATATTGTAACACTATTGAAGGAACAGCAAAGTACATAGAGACTTCAGAGCT ATGTGGTGGAGCCAGAATCTGCTATATTTTTCATGAGACCTTTGGAAGAACTTTGGAATCTGTCGACCCGCTGGGTGGCCTTAATACAATTGATATTCTGACTGCCATTAGAAATGCTACT GGTCCCCGTCCTGCCTTGTTTGTTCCTGAAGTTTCATTTGAGTTGCTGGTAAAAAGGCAAATCAAACGTTTAGAAGAGCCCAGCCTGCGCTGTGTGGAGCTGGTTCATGAAGAAATGCAGAGGATTATCCAGCATTGTAGTAATTACAGTACCCAG gaaTTACTGAGGTTTCCTAAATTGCACGATGCCATAGTTGAAGTAGTAACCTGTCTTTTGCGTAGAAGACTTCCTGTCACAAATGAAATG GTTCATAATCTCGTGGCCATTGAGTTAGCTTATATCAATACCAAACATCCAGACTTTGCTGATGCCTGTGGTTTAATGAATAACAACATAGAg gaacagaGGCGTAACAGGTTAGCTCGGGAATTGCCTTCTGCTGTGCCACGAGACAAG TCTACTAAGGCTCCAGGTGCATTGCCACCTGCTTCCCAGGAGACTGttactgctgcttctgctgaggCTGATGGCAAG gctgctcctggagcagcagatacATCTCAGGAGCCTGGGACAGGCAACTGGAGAGGAATGCTGAAACCCTCAAAAGCAGAAGAGGtatcagcagaggaaaaatccAAGCCAGCTGCAGCCCTACCTGCTAGTCCTCAAAAAGGACATGCTGTAAACCTGTTAGATGTG cCTGTACCTGTTGCACGCAAACTTTCTGCCCGTGAGCAACGAGATTGTGAAGTGATTGAACGACTTATTAAATCCTACTTCCTTATTGTCAGGAAGAACATTCAGGACAG TGTGCCAAAGGCAGTGATGCATTTTCTAGTGAACCACGTGAAGGACACTCTTCAGAGTGAGCTGGTAGGCCAGCTCTATAAATCCTTGTTGTTGGATGACCTTCTGACGGAATCAGAGGACATGGCTCAGCGCAGGAAAGAGGCAGCTGACATGCTAAAG gcCCTGCAGCGAGCAGCCAGATCATTGCAGAGATTCGTGAGACACATCTTTGGTGAAGACTGTATCAGCCACACTATTTATATGCATTGGAGGTTCCATTGGCTTGAAAATTGCTAG